From a single Sphingobium lignivorans genomic region:
- the pal gene encoding peptidoglycan-associated lipoprotein Pal yields MRTTSVMLLVSSAALALSACSKKAPEEIPPPPADTAPTTPTPPPPPSGPVAGSQADFIASVTSDTILFDTDKSDIDDEDRAVLRSQAEWLMRYPNKRITVEGHCDERGTREYNLALGERRANAAKNYLAALGIDAGRITTISYGKERPVALGSDEASWAQNRRAVTVTVD; encoded by the coding sequence ATGCGTACGACATCTGTGATGCTACTTGTTTCCAGTGCCGCGCTGGCACTGTCGGCCTGCTCGAAGAAAGCACCCGAGGAAATCCCGCCGCCGCCGGCCGATACGGCTCCGACCACGCCGACCCCGCCGCCGCCGCCGTCCGGCCCCGTCGCTGGCAGCCAGGCGGATTTCATCGCGAGCGTCACGTCGGACACTATCCTCTTCGATACCGACAAGAGCGACATCGATGACGAAGATCGCGCCGTGCTGCGCAGCCAGGCCGAATGGCTGATGCGTTATCCCAATAAGCGCATCACGGTGGAAGGCCATTGCGACGAGCGCGGTACGCGCGAATATAACCTCGCTCTGGGCGAGCGTCGCGCCAATGCCGCCAAGAATTATCTGGCGGCCCTGGGCATCGACGCCGGCCGCATTACGACCATCAGCTATGGCAAGGAGCGCCCGGTGGCGCTGGGATCGGACGAAGCCAGCTGGGCCCAGAATCGCCGCGCGGTCACCGTCACGGTCGACTGA
- a CDS encoding TonB C-terminal domain-containing protein — MMDRSERLGLGVSTAGHVLLFGALSLGLLTTSVTLPPPPATIDVSLADSIALESRTTEPAAETATSAVAPEVGETEPDPAPPEPVEAAPAPLAPPPQPAAPERPRATQPAPPKPRETPRPTPPKATPKEPEKSAPAKTEAKPQEKPRPQRASRLGSDFLKGLESDAPPSRNAPATSGSAAPMGAVAARALNAEINRQIKPHWRPPSGADADRLVTLLSVHLDRNGAIVGRIEVVGQQGITASNRAQADLHAERAIQAVTRASPFRNLPPEYYDQWKWLQPLRFDARLSQ, encoded by the coding sequence ATGATGGACCGGAGCGAACGTCTCGGACTGGGGGTGTCGACGGCAGGCCATGTCCTGCTGTTCGGTGCGCTGTCGCTCGGCCTGCTCACGACCAGCGTGACTCTGCCCCCGCCGCCCGCGACGATCGACGTCTCGCTCGCGGACAGCATAGCTCTCGAAAGCCGGACCACCGAGCCTGCGGCGGAAACCGCGACCAGCGCCGTTGCGCCCGAGGTGGGCGAGACGGAGCCCGACCCGGCGCCGCCGGAGCCCGTGGAAGCCGCGCCGGCGCCCCTCGCGCCCCCGCCGCAGCCCGCCGCCCCGGAGCGGCCCCGCGCCACACAGCCCGCACCGCCCAAGCCGCGCGAGACGCCCCGGCCGACACCGCCCAAGGCCACGCCGAAGGAGCCCGAGAAGTCCGCGCCTGCGAAGACGGAGGCCAAGCCGCAGGAAAAGCCCCGGCCCCAGCGCGCCTCCCGCCTTGGCAGCGATTTTCTCAAGGGGCTGGAGAGCGACGCGCCGCCATCCCGGAATGCGCCCGCCACCAGCGGATCGGCCGCGCCGATGGGCGCCGTGGCAGCGCGCGCGCTCAATGCGGAGATCAACCGGCAGATCAAGCCTCATTGGCGCCCGCCTTCCGGTGCCGATGCCGATCGGCTCGTGACGCTGCTCAGCGTCCATCTAGACCGGAACGGCGCGATCGTCGGGCGGATCGAAGTGGTGGGCCAGCAAGGCATCACCGCGAGCAATCGCGCCCAGGCGGACCTGCATGCAGAACGCGCCATCCAGGCCGTGACGCGCGCCTCGCCGTTCCGTAACCTGCCGCCGGAATATTACGACCAATGGAAATGGCTCCAGCCCCTCAGATTTGACGCGAGACTGTCCCAATGA
- a CDS encoding ExbD/TolR family protein has protein sequence MAMSLPPGRRGGGRRAPMAEINVTPLVDVMLVLLIIFMVTAPLLVTGVPIRLPESRARALDQDQRPSVLSIDRDGALFLNDEPVPEQALPQRLAALRETLSPTDQLFLRADAGLDYGTVMRVMGELNRAGLDRVSLVTTAGTTGSDSSSTRSSGDQ, from the coding sequence ATGGCGATGAGCCTTCCTCCCGGCCGGCGCGGCGGCGGGCGCCGGGCTCCCATGGCGGAGATCAACGTGACGCCGCTGGTGGACGTCATGCTGGTGCTGCTCATCATCTTCATGGTCACAGCGCCCCTGCTGGTCACCGGCGTTCCCATCCGCCTGCCCGAATCCCGCGCCCGCGCGCTCGATCAGGATCAGCGGCCGAGCGTTCTGTCCATCGACCGGGACGGCGCGCTGTTCCTGAACGACGAGCCGGTGCCGGAACAGGCGCTGCCGCAGCGCCTGGCCGCTCTGCGCGAGACGCTCTCGCCCACCGACCAGCTGTTCCTGCGCGCTGATGCCGGACTGGATTATGGCACGGTGATGCGTGTGATGGGCGAACTGAACCGGGCGGGGTTGGACCGCGTGTCGCTCGTCACGACGGCTGGCACAACTGGATCGGATTCGTCCAGCACGCGTTCATCTGGCGATCAATAG
- the tolB gene encoding Tol-Pal system beta propeller repeat protein TolB has translation MTLSILPRLRGAMCLFATVLVTAPAAAQLSVDVTGQIENDLRIAIPPMPAQQNVETPAGSTELLGQKIAEVIANDLRNSGLFTPLGPDGMPRPSIAAVTNPEFERWSAMNAEALVQGFVRSAGGDSQITVGCYLFDVALKSELTRQGYVVAPRDWRRAAHRCADLIYSRLTGESPFFDSRIAYIAETGPKDNRVKRLAIMDSDGANHRFITNGQSLALTPRWSPDYKSIAYVSYVGKTVRIYIYDVDQGRQRAILETNNAVFAPRWSPDGRTLLYSMASGGNTDIYKIGVNGGRPVRLTNTPGINVGGSFSPDGARIVFESDRSGGQQIYVMNADGSDQRRISFGGGRYATPEWSPRGDLIAFTKIAGNFRIGVMSPGGGNERLLTNGWQDEAPTWSPNGRVLQFFRTSQGRGGRSSIWQVDLTGVNLRQIQTPVDGSDPAWGPLLQ, from the coding sequence ATGACCTTGTCCATTCTTCCGCGCCTGCGCGGCGCCATGTGTCTTTTCGCCACCGTTCTCGTCACTGCGCCTGCCGCCGCGCAGCTCAGCGTGGACGTGACCGGCCAGATCGAGAATGATCTGCGCATCGCGATTCCGCCCATGCCGGCGCAGCAGAATGTCGAGACGCCGGCCGGTTCGACCGAACTGCTCGGGCAGAAAATCGCCGAAGTCATTGCCAATGACCTGCGCAACAGCGGCCTGTTCACGCCGCTCGGGCCGGATGGCATGCCGCGCCCTTCGATTGCGGCTGTCACCAATCCCGAGTTCGAGCGTTGGTCCGCCATGAACGCGGAGGCGCTGGTGCAGGGTTTCGTGCGGTCGGCCGGCGGAGACTCGCAAATCACCGTGGGCTGCTATCTTTTCGACGTCGCGCTCAAGAGCGAACTGACGCGGCAGGGCTATGTCGTCGCGCCGCGCGACTGGCGCCGAGCCGCGCACCGCTGCGCGGATCTCATCTACTCCCGCCTCACGGGCGAGAGCCCCTTCTTCGACAGCCGCATCGCCTATATCGCGGAGACCGGCCCCAAGGATAACAGGGTCAAGCGTCTCGCGATCATGGACAGCGACGGCGCGAACCACCGCTTCATCACCAATGGCCAGAGCCTCGCGCTCACGCCGCGCTGGTCGCCCGACTACAAGTCGATCGCTTATGTGAGCTATGTCGGGAAGACGGTGCGCATCTACATCTACGATGTGGATCAGGGCCGCCAGCGCGCCATCCTCGAAACGAACAACGCAGTTTTCGCCCCACGCTGGTCGCCGGATGGCCGCACGCTGCTCTATTCTATGGCGAGCGGCGGCAATACCGACATCTACAAGATCGGGGTGAATGGCGGGCGGCCGGTCCGGCTGACCAACACGCCGGGCATCAATGTCGGCGGCTCCTTCTCGCCGGACGGCGCGCGCATCGTATTCGAGAGCGATCGTTCGGGCGGGCAGCAGATCTATGTGATGAATGCCGATGGTTCGGACCAGCGCCGTATCAGCTTCGGCGGCGGGCGCTATGCCACGCCCGAGTGGAGCCCGCGCGGCGACCTGATTGCCTTCACCAAGATCGCGGGCAATTTCCGCATCGGCGTGATGAGCCCGGGCGGCGGCAACGAGCGCCTGTTGACCAATGGCTGGCAGGACGAGGCGCCGACCTGGTCCCCCAACGGCCGGGTGCTGCAGTTCTTCCGGACCAGCCAGGGGCGTGGTGGCCGCTCGTCGATCTGGCAAGTGGACCTGACCGGCGTGAACCTGCGGCAGATCCAGACGCCGGTGGATGGCTCCGACCCGGCCTGGGGTCCGCTGCTGCAATGA